In one window of Branchiostoma floridae strain S238N-H82 chromosome 14, Bfl_VNyyK, whole genome shotgun sequence DNA:
- the LOC118430373 gene encoding uncharacterized protein LOC118430373 — translation MATMTCTLMTLVILACVAGAFAVPAAAPAPEAKEKYEHLTLPINERGTKFDEEVDVDHDGKTLRFHVPDHNTVSDSKVVFDFKNRKVMTLFEKSQGKHCLLSDMPEDMASFESVEEGLKLVADPSVPTKIVRKTSVETNKRVLLDQVYDRSSLSPEMQEMCAGHEIHSVEEIGDEPEVKEGEPESDGADGGSTRVRRQLTITCPPPQWHWSCTLITNSCIYYFTCSGTGNPGQPPSYYTCTDNHLYSGMGWECTPFCP, via the exons ATG GCTACGATGACATGTACTCTGATGACTCTGGTGATACTGGCCTGTGTGGCAGGTGCTTTCGCTGTTCCAGCAGCCGCGCCCGCCCCCGAGGCGAAGGAAAAGTACGAG CACCTGACCCTGCCGATCAACGAGCGCGGGACGAAGTTTGACGAGGAAGTTGACGTGGATCATGACGGGAAGACCCTGCGCTTTCACGTGCCTGACCACAACACGGTGTCTGACAGCAAGGTCGTGTTCGACTTCAAAAAT AGGAAGGTGATGACCCTGTTTGAGAAGAGTCAGGGGAAGCATTGCCTGCTGTCCGACATGCCGGAAGACATGGCCTCGTTCGAGAGCGTGGAGGAAGGACTCAAACTGGTCGCT GACCCCAGTGTGCCGACCAAAATCGTCCGTAAGACCTCCGTGGAGACCAACAAGCGCGTCCTGCTGGACCAGGTGTACGACAGGTCCTCCCTGAGCCCGGAGATGCAGGAGATGTGCGCCGGGCATGAGATCCACAGCGTGGAGGAGATTGGAGACGAACCAGAGGTCAAGGAGGGGGAACCAG AGTCCGACGGTGCTGACGGAGGGTCCACCCGTGTTCGCCGGCAGCTAACCATCACCTGCCCCCCGCCTCAGTGGCATTGGAGTTGTACCCTCATAACCAACAGCTGTATCTACTACTTCACCTGCAGCGGAACTGGCAATCCTGGCCAGCCCCCATCCTACTACACGTGCACTGACAACCATCTCTACTCCGGTATGGGATGGGAGTGCACGCCGTTCTGCCCCTAG